Proteins from one Ovis aries strain OAR_USU_Benz2616 breed Rambouillet chromosome 12, ARS-UI_Ramb_v3.0, whole genome shotgun sequence genomic window:
- the LOC132657448 gene encoding PRAME family member 12-like, which yields MWSGASSYGCSSSPMAAVAEPRSTTKLHLAPLKVFVDLCLKEKTLDNFLTYFLRWVEQRESSVHLCCKKLKIISMPMDNMVKVLSMVQLDCIQEVQVSCTWNLSTLATFAPFLGEMCNLQRLVLFPVHMSAFKKQEEHHVVQITSQFLRLDHLRDLHLESPSFLEGCLDQMLRCLKSPLDSLSITKCWLRDSDLTNLSQNPNISQLKSLDLSCVTMTDFWPELLQVLLEKVAATLQDLDLDVCGITDSQLEACLPALSRCSQLRSVSLCGNLLSTAGMEKLLRHTAVLPCLRQERYPAPQESYRPRGVLLEARLAQLRAQLWEILRDLGHPRIIWISLSPCPRCGEDVVTNVLADCRGPASAESRDILRMDDDVGE from the exons ATGTGGTCTGGAGCCAGCAGTTATGGGTGCTCAAGTTCACCAATGGCAGCAGTGGCTGAGCCCAGGTCAACAACAAAGTTGCACTTGGCTCCACTGAAGGTTTTTGTAGACCTGTGCCTGAAGGAAAAGACCCTGGACAACTTCCTCACCTACTTCCTTAGGTGGGTGGAGCAGAGAGAATCTTCCGTCCACCTGTGTTGTAAGAAGCTGAAGATCATCTCAATGCCAATGGACAATATGGTGAAGGTCCTGAGCATGGTGCAGCTGGACTGTATCCAGGAGGTGCAAGTGAGTTGCACCTGGAATCTGTCCACCCTGGCCACATTTGCTCCTTTCCTGGGTGAGATGTGTAATTTGCAGAGACTCGTTCTCTTCCCCGTCCACATGTCTGCCTTCAAGAAGCAGGAAGAGCACCACGTTGTGCAAATTACCTCTCAGTTTCTGAGGCTGGACCACCTCCGAGATCTCCATCTggagtctccttccttccttgaagGCTGCCTGGACCAGATGCTCAG GTGCCTGAAGTCCCCCTTGGACAGTCTGTCAATAACCAAGTGCTGGCTTAGAGACTCAGACTTAACCAACCTATCCCAGAACCCAAACATCAGCCAACTAAAGAGCCTGGATCTGAGTTGTGTCACCATGACTGACTTTTGGCCTGAGCTCCTCCAAGTTCTGCTGGAGAAAGTCGCAGCCACCCTCCAGGACCTGGACTTAGATGTGTGTGGGATCACGGACTCCCAGCTggaggcctgcctgcctgccctgagCCGCTGCTCCCAGCTCAGGTCCGTCAGCCTGTGTGGGAACCTCCTGTCCACGGCCGGCATGGAGAAGCTGCTGCGACACACCGCTGTGCTGCCCTGTTTAAGGCAAGAGCGTTATCCTGCCCCTCAGGAGAGTTACAGACCTCGGGGTGTTCTCCTGGAAGCGAGACTCGCCCAGCTTCGGGCTCAGCTGTGGGAGATTCTGAGAGACCTGGGACACCCCAGGATCATCTGGATAAGCCTCAGCCCCTGTCCTCGCTGTGGTGAGGAT
- the LOC101113257 gene encoding melanoma antigen preferentially expressed in tumors-like encodes MSVQNPLRLLNLAGKSLLTNEALAISALEYLPIELFPQLFMEAFCGRHRKTLKALVQAWPFVRLPLGGLMQTPHLGILQAVLDGLDVLLAQKDQPKRCKLQVLDLRNSGQDFWRMWSGSKIHVSSSSSMALGAVDSLRAEKPLAPFEVFIELHLKERSMDGFLAYLLKWVEERKASIHLCCKKLSILSFPMENIMKVLSMVQLDCIQEVHVNCTWYLPTLAMFAPLLGQINKVQRLFISHIHLPSPKEQVKQHVVKITSQFLRLHHLRDLHLESPFYLEGCLDQMLRCLMTPLDTLTITRCLLTDSDLTHLSQSPKVSQLKGLNLSGVTMTYSSPELLPALLEKVSATLQELYLEQCGISDFHLEFLLPALSLCIQLTSFSLCGNFLSMATMEKMLRHTSGLPSLSGELYTVPQESFSSQGIIQTSRLAQCRTELLEILKDLGRPRTIWICFTPCPHCGDNTFCHPEPIIYSNNTLA; translated from the exons ATGAGTGTCCAGAACCCCCTGAGACTCCTGAACCTGGCAGGGAAGAGCCTACTAACCAATGAGGCCTTGGCCATTTCTGCTCTGGAGTATCTGCCCATCGAGCTCTTCCCCCAACTCTTCATGGAAGCATTCTGTGGAAGACACAGAAAGACCTTAAAGGCCTTGGTGCAAGCTTGGCCCTTTGTCCGCTTGCCTCTGGGGGGCCTGATGCAGACACCTCATCTGGGAATCTTACAAGCAGTGCTGGATGGCCTTGATGTCCTGCTCGCACAGAAGGATCAGCCCAA GAGGTGCAAATTGCAGGTGCTGGATTTAAGGAATTCTGGCCAGGACTTCTGGAGAATGTGGTCTGGATCCAAGATCCATGTGTCTTCAAGCTCATCAATGGCACTAGGGGCTGTGGACAGTTTGAGGGCCGAGAAGCCCTTGGCTCCTTTCGAGGTGTTCATAGAACTTCACCTCAAGGAAAGGAGCATGGATGGATTCCTCGCCTACCTCCTAAAGTGGGTAGAGGAGAGAAAAGCTTCCATACACCTGTGCTGTAAGAAACTAAGCATTCTTTCATTTCCCATGGAAAATATTATGAAGGTCCTGAGCATGGTGCAACTGGACTGTATCCAGGAGGTACATGTGAATTGCACCTGGTATTTGCCCACCCTGGCCATGTTTGCTCCTCTCCTGGGCCAGATAAACAAAGTGCAGAGACTCTTCATCTCCCACATCCACCTGCCATCTCCCAAGGAGCAGGTCAAGCAGCACGTTGTGAAAATTACATCTCAGTTCCTGAGGCTGCACCACCTCCGGGATCTTCATCTGGAATCCCCCTTCTACCTTGAAGGCTGCCTGGACCAGATGCTCAG GTGCCTGATGACCCCCTTGGACACCCTTACGATAACTCGCTGCCTCCTTACAGATTCAGACCTGACCCATCTGTCCCAGAGCCCGAAAGTTAGTCAACTAAAAGGCCTGAATCTGAGTGGTGTCACGATGACCTACTCTAGTCCTGAGCTCCTCCCAGCTCTGCTGGAGAAAGTTTCAGCCACCCTCCAGGAGCTGTACCTAGAGCAATGTGGGATCAGTGACTTCCACCTGGAATTCCTTCTGCCAGCCCTGAGCCTCTGCATCCAGCTCACATCCTTTAGTCTGTGTGGAAACTTCCTCTCCATGGCCACAATGGAGAAGATGCTGCGACACACTTCCGGACTGCCCAGTTTAAGTGGAGAGCTGTACACTGTCCCTCAGGAGAGTTTCAGCTCTCAGGGGATCATCCAAACAAGTAGACTTGCCCAGTGTCGGACTGAACTGCTGGAAATTCTGAAGGACTTGGGACGTCCCAGGACCATCTGGATTTGCTTCACCCCCTGTCCACACTGTGGAGATAACACATTCTGTCATCCTGAGCCCATCATATACAGCAATAACACTCTTGCCTAG